In one window of Lynx canadensis isolate LIC74 chromosome B3, mLynCan4.pri.v2, whole genome shotgun sequence DNA:
- the CARMIL3 gene encoding capping protein, Arp2/3 and myosin-I linker protein 3 isoform X3 — translation MAKPSAELTRELQDSIRRCLSQGAVLQQHRVKLETKPKKFEDRVLALTSWRLHLFPLKVPAKVESSFNVLEIRAFNTLSQNQILVETERGLVSMRLPSAESVDQVTRHVSSALSKVCPGPGCLIRRGNADTPEGPRDTSPNSETSTSTTHSVCGGFSETYAALCDYNGLHCREEVQWDVDTIYHAEDNREFNLLDFSHLESRDLALMVAALAYNQWFTKLYCKDLRLGSEVLEQVLHTLSKSGSLEELVLDNAGLKTDFVQKLAGVFGENGSCVLHALTLSHNPIEDKGFLSLSQQLLCFPTGLTKLCLAKTAISPRGLQALGQTFGANPAFASSLRYLDLSKNPGLLATDEANALYSFLAQPNALVHLDLAGTDCAIDLLLGALLHGCCSHLTYLNLARNSCSHRKGREAPPAFKQFFSSAYTLSHVNLSATRLPLEALRALLQGLSLNSHLSDLHLDLSSCELRSAGAQALQEQLGAVTCVGSLDLSDNGFDSDLLTLVPALGKNKSLKHLFLGKNFNVKAKTLEEILHKLVQLIQEEDCSLQSLSVADSRLKLRTSILINALGSNTCLAKVDLSGNGMEDIGAKMLSKALQINSSLRTILWDRNNTSALGFLDIARALESNHTLRFMSFPVSDISQAYRSAPERTEDVWQKIQWCLVRNNHSQTCPQEQAFRLQQGLVTSSAEQMLQRLCGRVQEEVRALRLCPLEPVQDELLYARDLIKDAKNSRALFPSLYELGHVLANDGPVRQRLESVASEVSKAVDKELQVILESMVSLTQELCPVAMRVAEGHNKMLSNVAERVTVPRNFIRGALLEQAGQDIQNKLDEVKLSVVTYLTNSIVDEILQELYHSHKSLARHLAQLKTLSDPPSGPGQGQDPSSRGRGRNHDHEETTDDELGTNIDTMAIKKQKRCRKIRPVSAFISGSPQDMESQLGSLGIPPGWFSGLGSSQPTGSGSWEGLSELPTHGYKLRHQTQGRPRPPRTTPPGPGRPSQVPITGTRQENGMATRLDEGLEDFFSRRVMDESSSYPRTLRTLRPGLSEPPLPPLQKKRRRGLFHFRRPRSFKGDRGPGSPTTGLLLPPPPPPPPTQESPPSPDPPSLGNNSSPCWSPEEESGPLPGFGGSRGPSFHRKMGTGPDLEGSVQAWQKRRSSDDAGPGAWKPPPPPQSTKPSFSAMRRAEATWHIAEESAPNHSCQSPSPASQDGEEEKEGAQFPERTVPTRNAKLQDPPLASRPPKPVAVPRGRRPPQEPGGREEAEAGGAVLGMNKPRLRLGSQQDQEETEVQGPPDPGRRTAPLKPKRTRRAQSCDKLEPDRRQPPDPTGTSEPGTD, via the exons ATGGCCAAGCCCAGCGCGGAGCTCACCCGCGAGCTGCAAG ACAGCATCAGGAGGTGCTTAAGCCAAGGGGCTGTGCTCCAACAACATCGGGTGAAGCTGGAGACGAAGCCCAAGAAGTTTGAGGATCGAGTTCTG GCCCTGACCTCCTGGCGCCTCCACCTCTTCCCCCTTAAAGTCCCAGCCAAG GTGGAGAGCTCCTTCAATGTCCTAGAAATCCGCGCCTTCAATACGCTCAGTCAGAACCAG ATCCTAGTGGAGACAGAGCGTGGCCTGGTGAGCATGCGGCTCCCATCGGCTGAGAGTGTGGACCAGGTGACACGACATGTGAGCTCTGCCCTCTCCAAGGTCTGCCCTGGCCCTGG GTGTCTAATCCGTCGTGGAAATGCTGACACCCCAGAAGGGCCCCGAGACACGTCCCCTAACTCTGAGACTTCCACATCGACCACTCACAGTGTCTGTG GTGGCTTCTCCGAGACCTATGCTGCCCTGTGTGACTACAACGGACTGCACTGCCGTGAGGAGGTGCAATGG GATGTGGACACCATCTATCATGCCGAGGATAACCGGGAGTTCAATCTTTTGGATTTCAGCCACTTGGAAAGCCG AGACTTGGCCCTAATGGTGGCAGCCCTGGCCTACAACCAGTGGTTCACCAAACTCTACTGCAAGGATCTGCGGCTG GGCTCTGAAGTGTTAGAACAGGTGCTACATACCCTGAGCAAGTCGGGGAGCCTCGAAGAGCTGGTGCTGGACAATGCCGGGCTTAAGAC GGACTTTGTCCAGAAGCTGGCCGGGGTGTTTGGGGAGAACGGGAGCTGTGTGCTGCATGCCCTCACTCTGTCCCACAACCCCATCGAGGACAAGG GTTTCCTCAGTCTGAGTCAACAGCTCCTCTGCTTCCCCACTGGCCTCACCAAACTGTGCCTGGCCAAGACTGCCATTTCCCCTCGAG GGCTCCAGGCACTGGGCCAGACCTTCGGGGCCAACCCAGCCTTTGCCAGCTCCCTTCGATACCTGGACCTGAGCAAGAACCCTGGGCTGCTCGCCACAGATGAGGCCAAT GCCCTCTACAGTTTCCTGGCCCAGCCTAATGCTCTGGTGCACCTGGACCTGGCAGGAACCGACTGCGCCATTGACTTG CTTCTGGGAGCCCTGCTCCATGGCTGCTGCTCCCACCTAACCTACCTCAACCTGGCGCGTAACAGCTGCTCCCACAG GAAGGGCCGAGAGGCCCCACCGGCCTTCAAGCAGTTCTTCAGCAGCGCCTACACACTGAGCCACGTCAACCTGTCGGCCACGAGGCTGCCCCTGGAGGCCCTCAG GGCACTGCTCCAGGGCCTCTCCCTCAACAGTCACCTCAGTGATCTGCACCTGGACCTCAGCAGCTGTGAG CTCCGCTCAGCAGGAGCCCAGGCTTTGCAGGAGCAGCTGGGGGCTGTCACCTGTGTGGGCAGCCTGGATCTGTCAGACAATG GGTTCGACTCAGACCTCCTGACACTGGTGCCCGCACTTGGCAAGAACAAGTCCCTCAAGCACCTGTTCCTGGGCAAGAACTTCAATGTCAAGGCCAA GACCCTGGAGGAGATCCTCCACAAGCTGGTGCAACTGATCCAAGAAGAGGACTGT TCCCTGCAGTCACTGTCAGTGGCAGACTCAAGGCTGAAGCTCCGCACCAGCATCCTCATCAATGCCCTGGGCAGCAACACCTGCCTGGCTAAGGTGGATCTGAGTGGCAATGGCATGGAGGACATCGGGGCCAAGATGCTGTCTAAGGCCCTGCAGATAAACTCCTCCCTCAG AACCATCCTATGGGATCGAAACAACACATCTGCCCTGGGCTTTCTGGACATCGCAAGGGCCCTGGAGAG CAACCACACACTGCGCTTCATGTCCTTCCCCGTGAGTGACATCTCCCAAGCCTACCGCAGCGCCCCGGAGCGCACCGAGGATGTCTGGCAGAAG ATCCAGTGGTGCTTGGTGAGGAACAACCACTCCCAGACATGCCCTCAGGAGCAGGCCTTCAGGCTGCAGCAGGGCCTGGTGACCAGCAGCGCCGAGCAA ATGCTGCAGCGGCTGTGTGGCCGGGTGCAGGAGGAGGTTCGGGCCCTGAGGCTGTGCCCCCTGGAGCCTGTGCAGGATGAGCTGCTTTATGCTCGGGACCTGATCAAGGACGCCAAAAACTCACGGGCG CTGTTTCCCAGCCTCTATGAGCTGGGCCACGTGCTGGCCAATGACGGGCCTGTACGGCAGAGGCTGGAGTCAGTTGCCAGTGAGGTGTCCAAGGCTGTGGACAAGGAACTGCAG GTGATCCTGGAGTCGATGGTCAGCCTTACGCAGGAGTTATGTCCTGTGGCCATGCGAGTGGCTGAGGGACACAACAAGATGCTGAGCAATGTGGCTGAGCGCGTCACTGTGCCCCGGAACTTCATCCGAGGGGCGCTGCTGGAGCAGGCAGGACAGGACATTCAGAACAAGCTGGA TGAAGTAAAGCTCTCAGTCGTCACCTACTTGACCAACTCCATAGTGGACGAGATCCTGCAGGAGCTGTACCACTCCCACAAGAGCCTG GCCCGGCACCTGGCCCAGCTAAAGACACTATCAGATCCACCATCGGGGCCAGGCCAAGGGCAGGATCCGTCCTCCCGGGGCCGAGGCCGGAACCATGACCATGAGGAGACCACAGATGATGAACTTGGGACCAACATC GACACCATGGCCATCAAAAAGCAGAAACGCTGCCGCAAGATCCGGCCAGTGTCCGCCTTCATTA GTGGGAGCCCTCAGGACATGGAAAGCCAGCTGGGGAGCCTGGGGATCCCCCCTGGCTGGTTCTCAGGACTCGGAAGCAGCCAGCCCACAGGCAGTGGCTCCTGGGAGGGTCTATCTGAGCTGCCCACTCATGGCTATAAACTAAGGCATCAAACACAAGGCAGGCCTCGGCCCCCCAGGACCACACCTCCAGGACCTGGTCGGCCCAGT CAGGTGCCAATAACTGGGACCCGACAGGAGAATGGGATGGCCACCCGCCTGGATGAGGGGCTGGAGGATTTTTTCAGCCGAAGGGTCATGGATGAAAGCTCCAG CTACCCCCGGACTCTGCGGACCCTGCGGCCAGGCCTCTCAGAGCCGCCACTGCCTCCACTCCAGAAGAAGAGACGCAGAGGCCTGTTTCACTTTCGCCGGCCCCGGAGCTTCAAGGGGGATAGGGGACCAGGGTCCCCCACCACtgggctcctcctccctcctcccccacccccacccccaactcaggAGAGCCCCCCAAGCCCAGATCCCCCCAGCCTTGGCAATAATTCCTCCCCCTGTtggagcccagaggaggagagCGGCCCCCTCCCTGGATTTGGGGGGAGCCGGGGGCCTTCCTTCCACAGGAAGATG GGTACAGGCCCAGACCTGGAGGGCAGTGTCCAGGCTTGGCAGAAACGGCGCTCTTCAGACGATGCAG gGCCGGGAGCCTGGaagcccccaccaccaccccaaagCACCAAGCCAAGCTTCAGCGCCATGCGCCGAGCAGAAGCCACATGGCACATAG ctgaggAGAGTGCCCCCAACCACAGCTGCCagagccccagcccagcctctcaggacggggaggaggaaaaagagggggCCCAATTCCCAGAGAGGACCGTTCCCACTAGGAATGCCAAG CTGCAGGACCCCCCTTTAGCTTCACGGCCCCCCAAGCCAGTGGCTGTGCCCCGGGGCCGCCGGCCCCCCCAGGagccagggggcagggaggaggctgaggctgggggtgcaGTCCTAGGAATGAACAAACCCCGGCTGAGGCTGGGCTCACAGCAGGATCAAGAGGAGACCGAGGTCCAAG GGCCCCCAGATCCAGGCCGCCGGACTGCCCCCCTGAAGCCCAAGAGGACGCGGCGGGCACAGTCCTGTGACAAGCTGGAGCCTGACAGAAGGCAGCCCCCTGACCCCACAG GAACCAGTGAGCCAGGAACAGACTGA
- the CARMIL3 gene encoding capping protein, Arp2/3 and myosin-I linker protein 3 isoform X1, producing MAKPSAELTRELQDSIRRCLSQGAVLQQHRVKLETKPKKFEDRVLALTSWRLHLFPLKVPAKVESSFNVLEIRAFNTLSQNQILVETERGLVSMRLPSAESVDQVTRHVSSALSKVCPGPGCLIRRGNADTPEGPRDTSPNSETSTSTTHSVCGGFSETYAALCDYNGLHCREEVQWDVDTIYHAEDNREFNLLDFSHLESRDLALMVAALAYNQWFTKLYCKDLRLGSEVLEQVLHTLSKSGSLEELVLDNAGLKTDFVQKLAGVFGENGSCVLHALTLSHNPIEDKGFLSLSQQLLCFPTGLTKLCLAKTAISPRGLQALGQTFGANPAFASSLRYLDLSKNPGLLATDEANALYSFLAQPNALVHLDLAGTDCAIDLLLGALLHGCCSHLTYLNLARNSCSHRKGREAPPAFKQFFSSAYTLSHVNLSATRLPLEALRALLQGLSLNSHLSDLHLDLSSCELRSAGAQALQEQLGAVTCVGSLDLSDNGFDSDLLTLVPALGKNKSLKHLFLGKNFNVKAKTLEEILHKLVQLIQEEDCSLQSLSVADSRLKLRTSILINALGSNTCLAKVDLSGNGMEDIGAKMLSKALQINSSLRTILWDRNNTSALGFLDIARALESNHTLRFMSFPVSDISQAYRSAPERTEDVWQKIQWCLVRNNHSQTCPQEQAFRLQQGLVTSSAEQMLQRLCGRVQEEVRALRLCPLEPVQDELLYARDLIKDAKNSRALFPSLYELGHVLANDGPVRQRLESVASEVSKAVDKELQVILESMVSLTQELCPVAMRVAEGHNKMLSNVAERVTVPRNFIRGALLEQAGQDIQNKLDEVKLSVVTYLTNSIVDEILQELYHSHKSLARHLAQLKTLSDPPSGPGQGQDPSSRGRGRNHDHEETTDDELGTNIDTMAIKKQKRCRKIRPVSAFISGSPQDMESQLGSLGIPPGWFSGLGSSQPTGSGSWEGLSELPTHGYKLRHQTQGRPRPPRTTPPGPGRPSQVPITGTRQENGMATRLDEGLEDFFSRRVMDESSSYPRTLRTLRPGLSEPPLPPLQKKRRRGLFHFRRPRSFKGDRGPGSPTTGLLLPPPPPPPPTQESPPSPDPPSLGNNSSPCWSPEEESGPLPGFGGSRGPSFHRKMGTGPDLEGSVQAWQKRRSSDDAGPGAWKPPPPPQSTKPSFSAMRRAEATWHIAEESAPNHSCQSPSPASQDGEEEKEGAQFPERTVPTRNAKLQDPPLASRPPKPVAVPRGRRPPQEPGGREEAEAGGAVLGMNKPRLRLGSQQDQEETEVQGPPDPGRRTAPLKPKRTRRAQSCDKLEPDRRQPPDPTAGTSEPGTD from the exons ATGGCCAAGCCCAGCGCGGAGCTCACCCGCGAGCTGCAAG ACAGCATCAGGAGGTGCTTAAGCCAAGGGGCTGTGCTCCAACAACATCGGGTGAAGCTGGAGACGAAGCCCAAGAAGTTTGAGGATCGAGTTCTG GCCCTGACCTCCTGGCGCCTCCACCTCTTCCCCCTTAAAGTCCCAGCCAAG GTGGAGAGCTCCTTCAATGTCCTAGAAATCCGCGCCTTCAATACGCTCAGTCAGAACCAG ATCCTAGTGGAGACAGAGCGTGGCCTGGTGAGCATGCGGCTCCCATCGGCTGAGAGTGTGGACCAGGTGACACGACATGTGAGCTCTGCCCTCTCCAAGGTCTGCCCTGGCCCTGG GTGTCTAATCCGTCGTGGAAATGCTGACACCCCAGAAGGGCCCCGAGACACGTCCCCTAACTCTGAGACTTCCACATCGACCACTCACAGTGTCTGTG GTGGCTTCTCCGAGACCTATGCTGCCCTGTGTGACTACAACGGACTGCACTGCCGTGAGGAGGTGCAATGG GATGTGGACACCATCTATCATGCCGAGGATAACCGGGAGTTCAATCTTTTGGATTTCAGCCACTTGGAAAGCCG AGACTTGGCCCTAATGGTGGCAGCCCTGGCCTACAACCAGTGGTTCACCAAACTCTACTGCAAGGATCTGCGGCTG GGCTCTGAAGTGTTAGAACAGGTGCTACATACCCTGAGCAAGTCGGGGAGCCTCGAAGAGCTGGTGCTGGACAATGCCGGGCTTAAGAC GGACTTTGTCCAGAAGCTGGCCGGGGTGTTTGGGGAGAACGGGAGCTGTGTGCTGCATGCCCTCACTCTGTCCCACAACCCCATCGAGGACAAGG GTTTCCTCAGTCTGAGTCAACAGCTCCTCTGCTTCCCCACTGGCCTCACCAAACTGTGCCTGGCCAAGACTGCCATTTCCCCTCGAG GGCTCCAGGCACTGGGCCAGACCTTCGGGGCCAACCCAGCCTTTGCCAGCTCCCTTCGATACCTGGACCTGAGCAAGAACCCTGGGCTGCTCGCCACAGATGAGGCCAAT GCCCTCTACAGTTTCCTGGCCCAGCCTAATGCTCTGGTGCACCTGGACCTGGCAGGAACCGACTGCGCCATTGACTTG CTTCTGGGAGCCCTGCTCCATGGCTGCTGCTCCCACCTAACCTACCTCAACCTGGCGCGTAACAGCTGCTCCCACAG GAAGGGCCGAGAGGCCCCACCGGCCTTCAAGCAGTTCTTCAGCAGCGCCTACACACTGAGCCACGTCAACCTGTCGGCCACGAGGCTGCCCCTGGAGGCCCTCAG GGCACTGCTCCAGGGCCTCTCCCTCAACAGTCACCTCAGTGATCTGCACCTGGACCTCAGCAGCTGTGAG CTCCGCTCAGCAGGAGCCCAGGCTTTGCAGGAGCAGCTGGGGGCTGTCACCTGTGTGGGCAGCCTGGATCTGTCAGACAATG GGTTCGACTCAGACCTCCTGACACTGGTGCCCGCACTTGGCAAGAACAAGTCCCTCAAGCACCTGTTCCTGGGCAAGAACTTCAATGTCAAGGCCAA GACCCTGGAGGAGATCCTCCACAAGCTGGTGCAACTGATCCAAGAAGAGGACTGT TCCCTGCAGTCACTGTCAGTGGCAGACTCAAGGCTGAAGCTCCGCACCAGCATCCTCATCAATGCCCTGGGCAGCAACACCTGCCTGGCTAAGGTGGATCTGAGTGGCAATGGCATGGAGGACATCGGGGCCAAGATGCTGTCTAAGGCCCTGCAGATAAACTCCTCCCTCAG AACCATCCTATGGGATCGAAACAACACATCTGCCCTGGGCTTTCTGGACATCGCAAGGGCCCTGGAGAG CAACCACACACTGCGCTTCATGTCCTTCCCCGTGAGTGACATCTCCCAAGCCTACCGCAGCGCCCCGGAGCGCACCGAGGATGTCTGGCAGAAG ATCCAGTGGTGCTTGGTGAGGAACAACCACTCCCAGACATGCCCTCAGGAGCAGGCCTTCAGGCTGCAGCAGGGCCTGGTGACCAGCAGCGCCGAGCAA ATGCTGCAGCGGCTGTGTGGCCGGGTGCAGGAGGAGGTTCGGGCCCTGAGGCTGTGCCCCCTGGAGCCTGTGCAGGATGAGCTGCTTTATGCTCGGGACCTGATCAAGGACGCCAAAAACTCACGGGCG CTGTTTCCCAGCCTCTATGAGCTGGGCCACGTGCTGGCCAATGACGGGCCTGTACGGCAGAGGCTGGAGTCAGTTGCCAGTGAGGTGTCCAAGGCTGTGGACAAGGAACTGCAG GTGATCCTGGAGTCGATGGTCAGCCTTACGCAGGAGTTATGTCCTGTGGCCATGCGAGTGGCTGAGGGACACAACAAGATGCTGAGCAATGTGGCTGAGCGCGTCACTGTGCCCCGGAACTTCATCCGAGGGGCGCTGCTGGAGCAGGCAGGACAGGACATTCAGAACAAGCTGGA TGAAGTAAAGCTCTCAGTCGTCACCTACTTGACCAACTCCATAGTGGACGAGATCCTGCAGGAGCTGTACCACTCCCACAAGAGCCTG GCCCGGCACCTGGCCCAGCTAAAGACACTATCAGATCCACCATCGGGGCCAGGCCAAGGGCAGGATCCGTCCTCCCGGGGCCGAGGCCGGAACCATGACCATGAGGAGACCACAGATGATGAACTTGGGACCAACATC GACACCATGGCCATCAAAAAGCAGAAACGCTGCCGCAAGATCCGGCCAGTGTCCGCCTTCATTA GTGGGAGCCCTCAGGACATGGAAAGCCAGCTGGGGAGCCTGGGGATCCCCCCTGGCTGGTTCTCAGGACTCGGAAGCAGCCAGCCCACAGGCAGTGGCTCCTGGGAGGGTCTATCTGAGCTGCCCACTCATGGCTATAAACTAAGGCATCAAACACAAGGCAGGCCTCGGCCCCCCAGGACCACACCTCCAGGACCTGGTCGGCCCAGT CAGGTGCCAATAACTGGGACCCGACAGGAGAATGGGATGGCCACCCGCCTGGATGAGGGGCTGGAGGATTTTTTCAGCCGAAGGGTCATGGATGAAAGCTCCAG CTACCCCCGGACTCTGCGGACCCTGCGGCCAGGCCTCTCAGAGCCGCCACTGCCTCCACTCCAGAAGAAGAGACGCAGAGGCCTGTTTCACTTTCGCCGGCCCCGGAGCTTCAAGGGGGATAGGGGACCAGGGTCCCCCACCACtgggctcctcctccctcctcccccacccccacccccaactcaggAGAGCCCCCCAAGCCCAGATCCCCCCAGCCTTGGCAATAATTCCTCCCCCTGTtggagcccagaggaggagagCGGCCCCCTCCCTGGATTTGGGGGGAGCCGGGGGCCTTCCTTCCACAGGAAGATG GGTACAGGCCCAGACCTGGAGGGCAGTGTCCAGGCTTGGCAGAAACGGCGCTCTTCAGACGATGCAG gGCCGGGAGCCTGGaagcccccaccaccaccccaaagCACCAAGCCAAGCTTCAGCGCCATGCGCCGAGCAGAAGCCACATGGCACATAG ctgaggAGAGTGCCCCCAACCACAGCTGCCagagccccagcccagcctctcaggacggggaggaggaaaaagagggggCCCAATTCCCAGAGAGGACCGTTCCCACTAGGAATGCCAAG CTGCAGGACCCCCCTTTAGCTTCACGGCCCCCCAAGCCAGTGGCTGTGCCCCGGGGCCGCCGGCCCCCCCAGGagccagggggcagggaggaggctgaggctgggggtgcaGTCCTAGGAATGAACAAACCCCGGCTGAGGCTGGGCTCACAGCAGGATCAAGAGGAGACCGAGGTCCAAG GGCCCCCAGATCCAGGCCGCCGGACTGCCCCCCTGAAGCCCAAGAGGACGCGGCGGGCACAGTCCTGTGACAAGCTGGAGCCTGACAGAAGGCAGCCCCCTGACCCCACAG CAGGAACCAGTGAGCCAGGAACAGACTGA